One genomic window of Solanum dulcamara chromosome 10, daSolDulc1.2, whole genome shotgun sequence includes the following:
- the LOC129871458 gene encoding transcription factor BHLH089-like isoform X1, translating to MDPDSTIVSAFQPAPNLAEIWPFPINALSNANQDQHIPINHLLHHTTNHAARKRRDDDEFANGVLTNGNALSESNSKRQKATGSNENQEYSGGGNSGKSAEQPAKPAEPPKDYIHVRARRGQATDSHSLAERARREKISERMKILQDLVPGCNKVIGKALVLDEIINYVQSLQRQVEFLSMKLEAVNTRVTPSIEGIPTKDFGQQTFETNTMAFGSQGTREYAGGTSPDWLHMQSGGGFDRTT from the exons ATGGATCCTGACTCTACAATAGTGAGTGCGTTTCAACCTGCCCCTAATTTGGCCGAGATCTGGCCCTTTCCCATCAATGCTTTGAGTAATGCCAATCAAGATCAACATATTCCCATCAATCATCTTCTCCACCACACAACAAATCACGCCGCCAGGAAGCGGCGCGACGATGATGAATTTGCTAACGGAGTTTTAACTAATGGAAATGCCTTG AGTGAATCCAATAGTAAGCGGCAGAAGGCCACGGGATCAAACGAGAATCAGGAATATTCAGGAGGAGGGAATTCAGGAAAATCTGCAGAGCAACCTGCAAAGCCAGCTGAACCACCTAAGGACTACATCCATGTGCGAGCAAGGAGAGGTCAAGCTACCGATAGTCACAGCCTAGCAGAAAGA GCCAGAAGAGAAAAGATTAGTGAGAGGATGAAAATCCTACAAGACTTGGTCCCTGGTTGTAACAAG GTTATTGGAAAAGCCCTCGTCCTTGATGAGATAATCAATTATGTCCAATCATTACAACGCCAGGTTGAG TTCCTATCAATGAAGCTTGAAGCAGTTAATACAAGAGTAACCCCAAGCATCGAAGGAATTCCTACTAAAGAT TTTGGGCAGCAAACATTTGAGACAAACACTATGGCATTTGGTTCACAAGGTACAAGGGAATATGCTGGGGGAACATCACCAGACTGGTTGCACATGCAGAGTGGTGGTGGATTCGATAGAAcgacataa
- the LOC129871458 gene encoding transcription factor BHLH089-like isoform X2, which yields MDPDSTIVSAFQPAPNLAEIWPFPINALSNANQDQHIPINHLLHHTTNHAARKRRDDDEFANGVLTNGNALSESNSKRQKATGSNENQEYSGGGNSGKSAEQPAKPAEPPKDYIHVRARRGQATDSHSLAERARREKISERMKILQDLVPGCNKVIGKALVLDEIINYVQSLQRQFLSMKLEAVNTRVTPSIEGIPTKDFGQQTFETNTMAFGSQGTREYAGGTSPDWLHMQSGGGFDRTT from the exons ATGGATCCTGACTCTACAATAGTGAGTGCGTTTCAACCTGCCCCTAATTTGGCCGAGATCTGGCCCTTTCCCATCAATGCTTTGAGTAATGCCAATCAAGATCAACATATTCCCATCAATCATCTTCTCCACCACACAACAAATCACGCCGCCAGGAAGCGGCGCGACGATGATGAATTTGCTAACGGAGTTTTAACTAATGGAAATGCCTTG AGTGAATCCAATAGTAAGCGGCAGAAGGCCACGGGATCAAACGAGAATCAGGAATATTCAGGAGGAGGGAATTCAGGAAAATCTGCAGAGCAACCTGCAAAGCCAGCTGAACCACCTAAGGACTACATCCATGTGCGAGCAAGGAGAGGTCAAGCTACCGATAGTCACAGCCTAGCAGAAAGA GCCAGAAGAGAAAAGATTAGTGAGAGGATGAAAATCCTACAAGACTTGGTCCCTGGTTGTAACAAG GTTATTGGAAAAGCCCTCGTCCTTGATGAGATAATCAATTATGTCCAATCATTACAACGCCAG TTCCTATCAATGAAGCTTGAAGCAGTTAATACAAGAGTAACCCCAAGCATCGAAGGAATTCCTACTAAAGAT TTTGGGCAGCAAACATTTGAGACAAACACTATGGCATTTGGTTCACAAGGTACAAGGGAATATGCTGGGGGAACATCACCAGACTGGTTGCACATGCAGAGTGGTGGTGGATTCGATAGAAcgacataa